The Cheilinus undulatus linkage group 21, ASM1832078v1, whole genome shotgun sequence region tcatcatcatcgtcatcatcgtcatcatcgtcgtcgtcatcatcatcatcatcgtcatcatcatcgtcatcgtCATCGTCgtcgtcatcatcatcgtcgtcatcatcatcgtcatcatcgtCGTCAtcgtcgtcatcatcatcatcatcgtcgtcGTCGTCGTCGTCGTCGTCATCATCgtcgtcatcatcatcgtcatcatcatcgtcgtcgtcgtcatcatcatcgtcgTCGTCATCATCGTcgtcatcatcgtcatcatcatcgtcatcatcatcatcgtcatcatcatcgtcgtcatcatcatcatcgtcgtcATCATCGTCATCGTCGTCATCAtcgtcgtcatcatcatcatcgtcatcatcatcatcgtcgtcatcatcatcatcatcatcatcgtcatcatcatcagccATCAGACCTTGCTCATACTTGAATGGCAGATCTTGTGCCTTAGCGGAGGGAGCCAGAGGGGTGTGGAAGGAGCAGAGCAGCGCCAGCAGCAGCGCGAG contains the following coding sequences:
- the LOC121529073 gene encoding prostatic spermine-binding protein, yielding MASLRSLILALLLALLCSFHTPLAPSAKAQDLPFKYEQGLMADDDDDDDDDDDDDDDDDDDDDDDDDDDDDDDDDDDDDDDDDDDDDDDDDDDDDDDDDDDDDDDDDDDDDDDDDDDDDDDDDDDDDDDDDDDDDDDDDDDDDDDDDDDDDDDDDDDDDDDDDDDDDDDDDDDDDDDDDDDHEDDDDDDDDDDDDDDDDYHEGSLCSLCGFCEHCDSCDKCPCKEGDKSEHCDDCKMCNFCHVCPVCQTVCKPGGFLDEVSGSIYKTVADVFDDDDDDDDN